One Triticum dicoccoides isolate Atlit2015 ecotype Zavitan chromosome 5B, WEW_v2.0, whole genome shotgun sequence genomic window carries:
- the LOC119311074 gene encoding U-box domain-containing protein 33-like isoform X2 has translation MFTRGGSGRSSSSSASGANRSASLREIDEEAAILHDAYDDDGVGKLYVAVGKDVKDGRSNLVWAARNLLAGDPKLVLLHVHQPADRIMIGLCKVPASQVEEKELKAYRKIEKEEMNTLLNQYLNFCRVSLKMQAETLVIEKNSPANGIIELIDQNRIRKLVMGTSSFSVKRKVPKSKVAAGVHAQAKPYCQIFYICKETLACSREATQLCAKVESPRSSCASTISDQPELTPRSLSLPPGHPGPLGSTGQQPLPRRSNSVSYPLSGLIADSVENMSAARRQSIDSLLGSTDQQPLPRRSNSVSYSLSGSIAGSVEIMSPARRQSIDMTPTGSSPSSSQQSTGGSSLGLRDLDSMDGSPVPVSVASSEEHQHSTVEIREMFEQLHRVRNQLERSKKEASEGRQKAEKNLFESSMMFKARESSLRNEKKEVEERLTREKADLEKEHIHVCNELQKANEQRAELESKLLQTNTLMEELQQLQAELQREKDHAVKEAEEMRQTNGNSVFGSTSAVALTEFSYTEIEEATDNFNDSKKIGSGGCGTVYKGFLRHTTVAIKKFNREGTTGDKEFNDEVETLSRMRHPNLVTLIGVCREAKALVFEFLSNGSLEDCLQCENQREPLSWRMRIRIAADICTGLIFLHSNKPKGIAHGDLKPDNVLLDNSFVCKLADFGISRPLDLTNTTVTPYHRTNQIKGTMGYMDPGYIASGEITAQYDVYSFGVVLMRLLTGKSPLGLPNEVEAALSNDMLQDIIDTSAGEWPPEYTEELARLALRCCRYERKERPNLANEAWGILQAMMNCPDDKCKPPTFFICPMTQEIMRDPHIAADGFTYEGEAIKDWLQRGHKMSPMTYLGFTHHELIPNTALRFAIQEWQMQQQP, from the exons ATGTTCACACGTGGAGGGAGCGGCCGGTCGTCGTCGTCCAGTGCCAGCGGGGCCAACAGGAGCGCCAGCCTCAGAGAGATCGACGAAGAGGCCGCCATCTTGCACGATGCTTATGATGATGACGGCGTAGGGAAGCTGTATGTCGCCGTCGGGAAGGACGTCAAGGACGGCAGGTCCAACCTCGTCTGGGCAGCTCGGAACCTCCTCGCCGGTGATCCCAAGCTTgtcctgctgcacgtccaccagccTGCCGACAGAATCATGATAG GATTATGCAAGGTTCCAGCAAGCCAGGTCGAAGAAAAGGAGCTCAAAGCATACAGAAAGATTGAGAAGGAGGAGATGAACACACTTTTAAACCAGTACCTCAATTTCTGCAGAGTTTCTCTCAAG ATGCAAGCTGAAACGCTGGTGATCGAGAAGAACAGTCCTGCAAATGGGATTATCGAGCTCATTGATCAGAATCGCATTAGAAAGCTTGTTATGGGAACATCTTCCTTCTCAGT GAAGAGGAAAGTACCAAAATCAAAAGTTGCAGCTGGTGTGCATGCACAGGCCAAACCATACTGCCAGATCTTCTATATTTGCAAAGAGACTCTTGCTTGCTCTAG GGAGGCCACTCAGCTTTGTGCAAAAGTAGAGTCACCCCGAAGTAGCTGCGCAAGCACTATCTCAGATCAACCTGAGTTAACTCCAAGATCCCTATCACTGCCACCAGGGCATCCAGGTCCTTTAGGCTCTACAGGCCAACAACCCCTTCCACGACGATCCAACTCAGTCAGTTATCCCTTGTCCGGATTGATAGCAGACAGTGTAGAAAACATGTCAGCTGCAAGGCGGCAGTCAATTGATAGTCTTTTAGGCTCTACAGATCAACAGCCCCTGCCACGGCGGTCCAACTCAGTTAGTTATTCCTTGTCTGGATCGATAGCGGGCAGTGTAGAAATCATGTCACCTGCAAGGCGGCAGTCGATTGATATGACACCAACAGGTTCCTCTCCGAGTTCCAGCCAGCAAAGTACTGGTGGGTCCTCATTGGGTCTGAGGGATTTGGACAGCATGGATGGTTCACCAGTGCCTGTTTCAGTTGCAAGCTCTGAAGAACATCAGCACTCTACA GTGGAAATACGTGAAATGTTTGAGCAACTGCACCGAGTCCGCAATCAGCTAGAGCGCTCGAAAAAGGAAGCATCTGAGGGCCGGCAGAAAGCCGAGAAGAACCTGTTTGAATCTTCTATGATG TTCAAAGCACGGGAGAGTTCACTCCGCAACGAAAAAAAGGAGGTAGAGGAAAGGCTAACAAGAGAAAAGGCTGACCTTGAAAAAGAGCACATCCATGTATGCAACGAGCTGCAGAAGGCAAATGAGCAAAGAGCAGAATTGGAGAGCAAGCTTCTTCAGACAAACACCCTAATGGAAGAGCTCCAACAGTTGCAAGCAGAGCTGCAGCGCGAGAAGGACCATGCTGTTAAAGAAGCTGAAGAAATGCGCCAAACAAATGGTAATAGTGTATTTGGCTCAACTAGTGCTGTTGCCCTAACAGAATTCAGCTACACAGAGATAGAAGAGGCAACGGACAACTTTAATGACTCCAAAAAGATTGGCAGTGGTGGGTGTGGAACCGTCTACAAGGGATTTCTCCGTCATACTACCGTAGCCATAAAGAAATTCAACCGTGAAGGCACAACAGGAGATAAAGAGTTCAATGACGAG GTAGAAACACTTTCTAGGATGAGGCATCCAAACCTTGTCACTCTGATAGGAGTGTGCAGGGAGGCCAAAGCGTTGGTCTTCGAATTCCTGTCGAATGGAAGCCTAGAGGACTGTCTGCAGTGCGAGAACCAAAGAGAGCCGCTCTCATGGCGAATGCGCATCAGAATAGCTGCCGACATCTGCACGGGACTTATCTTCCTCCACTCTAACAAACCAAAAGGCATTGCCCATGGCGATCTGAAGCCTGACAATGTCCTTCTTGACAATAGCTTTGTTTGTAAACTGGCAGACTTTGGAATCTCTCGTCCCTTGGATCTGACAAACACCACTGTCACCCCTTACCACCGAACAAACCAAATCAAAGGCACAATGGGATACATGGATCCAGGATACATTGCCTCAGGGGAGATCACAGCTCAGTATGACGTCTACTCCTTTGGTGTGGTTCTGATGCGGTTGCTGACTGGCAAGAGCCCCCTAGGCCTTCCAAATGAGGTGGAGGCAGCCTTGAGCAATGACATGTTGCAAGATATAATTGACACTTCTGCAGGGGAATGGCCACCTGAGTACACTGAAGAGTTGGCAAGATTAGCACTCAGATGTTGCCGGTATGAACGAAAGGAGCGGCCTAATCTTGCAAATGAGGCCTGGGGTATCCTGCAAGCAATGATGAACTGCCCAGACGATAAATGCAAGCCACCAACATTTTTCATCTGTCCAATGACACAG GAGATCATGAGGGATCCACACATTGCTGCTGATGGATTCACATATGAAGGTGAGGCTATCAAGGACTGGCTTCAAAGGGGGCATAAAATGTCCCCCATGACCTACCTCGGCTTCACACACCATGAGTTAATACCAAACACTGCCCTTCGTTTTGCAATTCAAGAATGGCAAATGCAACAGCAACCGTGA
- the LOC119311074 gene encoding U-box domain-containing protein 33-like isoform X1, producing the protein MAVVSRARASLPLPSSSPLPAFSPRSQQPEVAERMFTRGGSGRSSSSSASGANRSASLREIDEEAAILHDAYDDDGVGKLYVAVGKDVKDGRSNLVWAARNLLAGDPKLVLLHVHQPADRIMIGLCKVPASQVEEKELKAYRKIEKEEMNTLLNQYLNFCRVSLKMQAETLVIEKNSPANGIIELIDQNRIRKLVMGTSSFSVKRKVPKSKVAAGVHAQAKPYCQIFYICKETLACSREATQLCAKVESPRSSCASTISDQPELTPRSLSLPPGHPGPLGSTGQQPLPRRSNSVSYPLSGLIADSVENMSAARRQSIDSLLGSTDQQPLPRRSNSVSYSLSGSIAGSVEIMSPARRQSIDMTPTGSSPSSSQQSTGGSSLGLRDLDSMDGSPVPVSVASSEEHQHSTVEIREMFEQLHRVRNQLERSKKEASEGRQKAEKNLFESSMMFKARESSLRNEKKEVEERLTREKADLEKEHIHVCNELQKANEQRAELESKLLQTNTLMEELQQLQAELQREKDHAVKEAEEMRQTNGNSVFGSTSAVALTEFSYTEIEEATDNFNDSKKIGSGGCGTVYKGFLRHTTVAIKKFNREGTTGDKEFNDEVETLSRMRHPNLVTLIGVCREAKALVFEFLSNGSLEDCLQCENQREPLSWRMRIRIAADICTGLIFLHSNKPKGIAHGDLKPDNVLLDNSFVCKLADFGISRPLDLTNTTVTPYHRTNQIKGTMGYMDPGYIASGEITAQYDVYSFGVVLMRLLTGKSPLGLPNEVEAALSNDMLQDIIDTSAGEWPPEYTEELARLALRCCRYERKERPNLANEAWGILQAMMNCPDDKCKPPTFFICPMTQEIMRDPHIAADGFTYEGEAIKDWLQRGHKMSPMTYLGFTHHELIPNTALRFAIQEWQMQQQP; encoded by the exons ATGGCCGTGGTCAGCAGAGCCCGCGCTTCTCTCCCCTTGCCGTCATCGTCGCCATTGCCTGCCTTCTCCCCTCGGTCGCAGCAGCCCGAGGTGGCGGAGAGGATGTTCACACGTGGAGGGAGCGGCCGGTCGTCGTCGTCCAGTGCCAGCGGGGCCAACAGGAGCGCCAGCCTCAGAGAGATCGACGAAGAGGCCGCCATCTTGCACGATGCTTATGATGATGACGGCGTAGGGAAGCTGTATGTCGCCGTCGGGAAGGACGTCAAGGACGGCAGGTCCAACCTCGTCTGGGCAGCTCGGAACCTCCTCGCCGGTGATCCCAAGCTTgtcctgctgcacgtccaccagccTGCCGACAGAATCATGATAG GATTATGCAAGGTTCCAGCAAGCCAGGTCGAAGAAAAGGAGCTCAAAGCATACAGAAAGATTGAGAAGGAGGAGATGAACACACTTTTAAACCAGTACCTCAATTTCTGCAGAGTTTCTCTCAAG ATGCAAGCTGAAACGCTGGTGATCGAGAAGAACAGTCCTGCAAATGGGATTATCGAGCTCATTGATCAGAATCGCATTAGAAAGCTTGTTATGGGAACATCTTCCTTCTCAGT GAAGAGGAAAGTACCAAAATCAAAAGTTGCAGCTGGTGTGCATGCACAGGCCAAACCATACTGCCAGATCTTCTATATTTGCAAAGAGACTCTTGCTTGCTCTAG GGAGGCCACTCAGCTTTGTGCAAAAGTAGAGTCACCCCGAAGTAGCTGCGCAAGCACTATCTCAGATCAACCTGAGTTAACTCCAAGATCCCTATCACTGCCACCAGGGCATCCAGGTCCTTTAGGCTCTACAGGCCAACAACCCCTTCCACGACGATCCAACTCAGTCAGTTATCCCTTGTCCGGATTGATAGCAGACAGTGTAGAAAACATGTCAGCTGCAAGGCGGCAGTCAATTGATAGTCTTTTAGGCTCTACAGATCAACAGCCCCTGCCACGGCGGTCCAACTCAGTTAGTTATTCCTTGTCTGGATCGATAGCGGGCAGTGTAGAAATCATGTCACCTGCAAGGCGGCAGTCGATTGATATGACACCAACAGGTTCCTCTCCGAGTTCCAGCCAGCAAAGTACTGGTGGGTCCTCATTGGGTCTGAGGGATTTGGACAGCATGGATGGTTCACCAGTGCCTGTTTCAGTTGCAAGCTCTGAAGAACATCAGCACTCTACA GTGGAAATACGTGAAATGTTTGAGCAACTGCACCGAGTCCGCAATCAGCTAGAGCGCTCGAAAAAGGAAGCATCTGAGGGCCGGCAGAAAGCCGAGAAGAACCTGTTTGAATCTTCTATGATG TTCAAAGCACGGGAGAGTTCACTCCGCAACGAAAAAAAGGAGGTAGAGGAAAGGCTAACAAGAGAAAAGGCTGACCTTGAAAAAGAGCACATCCATGTATGCAACGAGCTGCAGAAGGCAAATGAGCAAAGAGCAGAATTGGAGAGCAAGCTTCTTCAGACAAACACCCTAATGGAAGAGCTCCAACAGTTGCAAGCAGAGCTGCAGCGCGAGAAGGACCATGCTGTTAAAGAAGCTGAAGAAATGCGCCAAACAAATGGTAATAGTGTATTTGGCTCAACTAGTGCTGTTGCCCTAACAGAATTCAGCTACACAGAGATAGAAGAGGCAACGGACAACTTTAATGACTCCAAAAAGATTGGCAGTGGTGGGTGTGGAACCGTCTACAAGGGATTTCTCCGTCATACTACCGTAGCCATAAAGAAATTCAACCGTGAAGGCACAACAGGAGATAAAGAGTTCAATGACGAG GTAGAAACACTTTCTAGGATGAGGCATCCAAACCTTGTCACTCTGATAGGAGTGTGCAGGGAGGCCAAAGCGTTGGTCTTCGAATTCCTGTCGAATGGAAGCCTAGAGGACTGTCTGCAGTGCGAGAACCAAAGAGAGCCGCTCTCATGGCGAATGCGCATCAGAATAGCTGCCGACATCTGCACGGGACTTATCTTCCTCCACTCTAACAAACCAAAAGGCATTGCCCATGGCGATCTGAAGCCTGACAATGTCCTTCTTGACAATAGCTTTGTTTGTAAACTGGCAGACTTTGGAATCTCTCGTCCCTTGGATCTGACAAACACCACTGTCACCCCTTACCACCGAACAAACCAAATCAAAGGCACAATGGGATACATGGATCCAGGATACATTGCCTCAGGGGAGATCACAGCTCAGTATGACGTCTACTCCTTTGGTGTGGTTCTGATGCGGTTGCTGACTGGCAAGAGCCCCCTAGGCCTTCCAAATGAGGTGGAGGCAGCCTTGAGCAATGACATGTTGCAAGATATAATTGACACTTCTGCAGGGGAATGGCCACCTGAGTACACTGAAGAGTTGGCAAGATTAGCACTCAGATGTTGCCGGTATGAACGAAAGGAGCGGCCTAATCTTGCAAATGAGGCCTGGGGTATCCTGCAAGCAATGATGAACTGCCCAGACGATAAATGCAAGCCACCAACATTTTTCATCTGTCCAATGACACAG GAGATCATGAGGGATCCACACATTGCTGCTGATGGATTCACATATGAAGGTGAGGCTATCAAGGACTGGCTTCAAAGGGGGCATAAAATGTCCCCCATGACCTACCTCGGCTTCACACACCATGAGTTAATACCAAACACTGCCCTTCGTTTTGCAATTCAAGAATGGCAAATGCAACAGCAACCGTGA